The Corvus moneduloides isolate bCorMon1 chromosome 28, bCorMon1.pri, whole genome shotgun sequence genome contains a region encoding:
- the NDUFA13 gene encoding NADH dehydrogenase [ubiquinone] 1 alpha subcomplex subunit 13 has product MAAPKVKQDMAPPGGYGPIDYKRHLPRRGLSGYSLFALGIGSLLLGYYTLIKWNRERRRLLIEELEARIALMPLLQAESDRRTLRMLRENLEEEAKIMKDVPGWKVGESCFHTDRWVPPTQDELYFLRPKADLNRERFGLQNYV; this is encoded by the exons ATGGCGGCGCCGAAGGTGAAGCAGGACATGGCCCCGCCGGGCGGGTACGGCCCCATCGACTACAAGCGGCACCTGCCGCGCCGCGGCCTCTCAG GGTACAGCCTGTTCGCGCTCGGCATCGGGAGCCTCCTGCTGGGCTACTACACCCTCATCAAGTGGAACCGCGAGCGCAG GCGGTTGCTGATCGAGGAGCTGGAGGCTCGCATCGCGCTGATGCCGCTGCTGCAGGCGGAGTCCGACCGCAG AACTCTCCGGATGCTGCGGGAGAACCTGGAGGAGGAGGCCAAAATCATGAAGGACGTTCCTGGCTGGAAG GTGGGAGAATCCTGCTTCCACACGGATCGCTGGGTGCCCCCGACGCAGGACGAGCTCTACTTCCTGCGGCCCAAGGCCGACCTCAACCGGGAGCGGTTCGGGCTGCAGAACTACGTCTGA
- the TM6SF2 gene encoding transmembrane 6 superfamily member 2 isoform X1: protein MQLPAGPAALGAPLLALPVAFGISGVANLDSPLSPALVVILVLLGLVSLLILILTGGISHFQDPLFCVFVVFSFVSAVDLIIALEEDGLISGFTELYVREGEPHVRTAHGLLLCYWDGTVHYGLYLGMVSAIGQRKNYRSLGLLWLGSMLMSAVVFLLGNLLGKYSPELSPSFLLNLPYLLILAWAGRRLFQQPRALPSLSPEQVAEEQRKPLYQRPQDLLLILILILTAAFTFFRGMVVLDCPADSCFDYTHLHEPYLRDPVAYPKVQQMLIYLFYLLPFLILAIYALALPGCSWLPDWSLVFAGAVAQAQFTHLGSSLHSRTPFPYQTPDDVLGSFLLSNVLYALGPQLLALRCLHSPAFFLPPNPPGLARAKKYQ from the exons atgCAGCTCCCGGCGGGCCCGGCCGCCCTGGGCGCCCCCCTGCTCGCCCTCCCGGTGGCCTTCGGCATCAGCGGGGTGGCAAACCTGGA cagccccctgTCCCCGGCGCTGGTTGTGATCCTGGTGCTCCTCGGCCTCGtctccctcctcatcctcatcctcaccgGCGGGATCAGCCACTTCCAGGATCCCCTGTTCTGCG TGTTCGTGGTGTTCTCCTTCGTGTCGGCCGTGGATCTGATCATCGCGCTGGAGGAGGACGGGCTCATCTCGGGCTTCACGGAGCTCTACGTGCGAGAG GGCGAGCCCCACGTGCGCACGGCCCACGGGCTCCTCCTGTGCTACTGGGACGGCACCGTCCACTACGGGCTCTACCTGGGCATGGTCAGCGCCATCGGGCAGCG gAAGAATTACCgcagcctggggctgctctggctcGGCTCCATGCTGATGAGCGCCGTGGTTTTCCTGCTCGGGAATCTGCTCG GGAAATACAGCCCCGAGCTGAGCCCGTCCTTCCTCCTCAACCTGCCCTACCTCCTCATCCTCGCCTGGGCCGGCCGGAGGCTCTTCCAGCAGCCCCGGGCGCTGCCGAGCCTCAGCCCCGAGCAG gtggcagaggagcagcGCAAACCCCTCTACCAGCGGCCCCAGGAcctgctcctcatcctcatcctcatcctcactgCAGCCTTCACCTTCTTCAGAGGGATG gTGGTCCTGGACTGCCCGGCCGATTCCTGTTTCGACTACACCCACCTGCACGAGCCCTACCTGCGCGACCCCGTGGCCTACCCCAAAGTGCAG CAGATGCTGATCTACCTCTTCTACCTGCTGCCCTTCCTCATCCTCGCCATCTACGCGCTGGCACTGCccggctgctcctggctgcccgACTGGAGTTTGGTGTTCGCCGGCGCCGTGGCGCAG GCTCAGTTCACCCACCTGGGCTCCTCGCTGCACTCCCGCACCCCGTTCCCCTACCAGACCCCCGACGATGTCCTGGGCAGCTTCTTGCTCTCCAACGTCCTCTACGCGCTGGGCCCGCAGCTCCTGGCGCTGCGCTGCCTGCACTCCCCggcctttttccttcccccaaatcctcccgGCCTGGCCCGGGCCAAGAAGTACCAGTGA
- the GATAD2A gene encoding transcriptional repressor p66-alpha, whose translation PPAIPCLPPFPDCRRSVSLREVRRERRVPSPDVIVLSDTEPSSPRLNGLSGPGPGLTQPPGQPRADALLRSSPEERERLIKQLKEELRLEEAKLVLLKKLRQSQIQKETPAPKPSGPSGSAAATPPPLVRGPQAVPAGKTSLQTSSSRIPGTVIPPPLVRGGQAASSKLGTQPSPQIVMPPLVRGAQQIHTIRQHSSTGPPPLLLAPRASVPSVQIQGQRIIQQGLIRVANVPNTSLLVNIPQASPTSLKGSAVPSGQAGATPAGATSLGGTGESPGSRQAAAKLALRKQLEKTLLEIPPPKPPAPEMNFLPSAANNEFIYLVGLEEVVQNLLETQGKVAVAVSCREPYLCAQCHTDFTCRWREEKNGTIMCETCMASNQKKALKAEHTNRLKAAFVKALQQEQEIEQRILQQTAPPGQPKAEPVGQHHALKQSSSQMSRGAGASRGVLHAFSPSPKLQSSSATATLGSRPGKHVERSGNKGSTASWKKNPINTGGALPFVSPGLAVHKSASAVDRQREYLLDMIPPRSIPQSATWK comes from the exons cctcccgccattccctgcctcccgCCGTTCCCTGACTGCCGCCGTTCCGTGTCCCTCAGGGAGGTGCGGCGGGAGCGCCGGGTGCCGTCGCCGGACGTGATCGTGCTGTCGGACACGGAGCCCTCGAGCCCGCGCCTCAACGGCCtgagcggccccggccccggcctgacgcagcccccggggcagccccgcgcCGACGCCCTCCTG CGGAGCAGCCCCGAGGAGCGGGAGCGGCTCATcaagcagctgaaggaggagcTGCGGCTGGAGGAGGCCAAGTTGGTGCTCCTGAAAAAGCTCCGGCAAAGCCAAATCCAGAAGGAGACCCCGGCTCCCAAG ccctCCGGCCCCTCTGGAAGCGCTGCGGCCACGCCCCCGCCCTTGGTGCGGGGCCCTCAGGCTGTTCCCGCTGGGAAAACTTCCCTCCAG acCTCTTCCAGCCGGATTCCTGGCACTGTGATCCCTCCTCCCTTGGTCCGGGGGGGCCAAGCGGCCTCTTCCAAGCTGGGAACGCAGCCGAGCCCCCAGATCGTGATGCCCCCCCTGGTCCGAGGGGCCCAG CAAATCCACACGATCCGGCAGCACTCGAGCACGGgcccccctcccctgctgctggcCCCGCGCGCCTCCGTGCCCAGCGTGCAGATCCAGGGCCAGCGGATCATCCAGCAGGGCCTCATCCGCGTGGCCAACGTGCCCAACACCAGCCTGCTCGTCAACATCCCGCAG GCATCCCCCACGTCCCTGAAAGGCTCGGCGGTGCCATCGGGCCAGGCCGGTGCCACCCCGGCGGGTGCCACGTCCCTGGGTGGCACCGGGGAGTCCCCGGGCAGCCGCCAGGCCGCTGCCAAGCTGGCCCTTcggaaacagctggaaaagacGCTCCTGGAGATCCCTCCTCCCAAACCTCCGGCCCCGGAGATGAATTTCCTGCCCAGCGCCGCCAACAACGAGTTCATTTATCTGGTGGGGTTGGAGGAGGTCGTGCAGAACCTGCTGGAAACCCAAG GGAAGGTGGCGGTGGCCGTGTCCTGCCGGGAGCCCTACCTGTGTGCCCAGTGCCACACGGACTTCACGTGCCGCTGGCGGGAGGAGAAGAACGGCACCATCATGTGCGAGACCTGCATGGCCTCCAACCAGAAGAAGGCCCTGAAGGCCGAGCACACGAACCGGCTCAAGGCCGCCTTCGTCAaggccctgcagcaggagcaggagatcGAGCAGAGGATCCTGCAGCAAACGGCCCCCCCCGGGCAGCCCAAGGCCGAGCCCGTGGGGCAGCACCACGCGCTCAAGCAG AGTTCCAGCCAGATGTCCCGAGGTGCCGGAGCTTCCCGAGGGGTCCTGCACGCCTTCAGCCCCTCCCCCAAGCTCCAGAGCTCTTCGGCCACCGCCACCCTCGGGAGCCGGCCCGGAAAACACGTGGAGAGATCCGGCAACAAGGGCAGCACGGCctcctggaagaaaaatcccatcAACACAG gtGGGGCCTTGCCCTTCGTCAGCCCCGGTTTGGCCGTGCACAAATCGGCCTCGGCCGTGGATCGGCAGCGCGAGTATCTCCTGGATATGATCCCGCCCCGCTCCATCCCACAGTCGGCCACGTGGAAATAA
- the TM6SF2 gene encoding transmembrane 6 superfamily member 2 isoform X2 yields the protein MQLPAGPAALGAPLLALPVAFGISGVANLDSPLSPALVVILVLLGLVSLLILILTGGISHFQDPLFCVFVVFSFVSAVDLIIALEEDGLISGFTELYVREGEPHVRTAHGLLLCYWDGTVHYGLYLGMVSAIGQRKNYRSLGLLWLGSMLMSAVVFLLGNLLGKYSPELSPSFLLNLPYLLILAWAGRRLFQQPRALPSLSPEQVAEEQRKPLYQRPQDLLLILILILTAAFTFFRGMVVLDCPADSCFDYTHLHEPYLRDPVAYPKVQMLIYLFYLLPFLILAIYALALPGCSWLPDWSLVFAGAVAQAQFTHLGSSLHSRTPFPYQTPDDVLGSFLLSNVLYALGPQLLALRCLHSPAFFLPPNPPGLARAKKYQ from the exons atgCAGCTCCCGGCGGGCCCGGCCGCCCTGGGCGCCCCCCTGCTCGCCCTCCCGGTGGCCTTCGGCATCAGCGGGGTGGCAAACCTGGA cagccccctgTCCCCGGCGCTGGTTGTGATCCTGGTGCTCCTCGGCCTCGtctccctcctcatcctcatcctcaccgGCGGGATCAGCCACTTCCAGGATCCCCTGTTCTGCG TGTTCGTGGTGTTCTCCTTCGTGTCGGCCGTGGATCTGATCATCGCGCTGGAGGAGGACGGGCTCATCTCGGGCTTCACGGAGCTCTACGTGCGAGAG GGCGAGCCCCACGTGCGCACGGCCCACGGGCTCCTCCTGTGCTACTGGGACGGCACCGTCCACTACGGGCTCTACCTGGGCATGGTCAGCGCCATCGGGCAGCG gAAGAATTACCgcagcctggggctgctctggctcGGCTCCATGCTGATGAGCGCCGTGGTTTTCCTGCTCGGGAATCTGCTCG GGAAATACAGCCCCGAGCTGAGCCCGTCCTTCCTCCTCAACCTGCCCTACCTCCTCATCCTCGCCTGGGCCGGCCGGAGGCTCTTCCAGCAGCCCCGGGCGCTGCCGAGCCTCAGCCCCGAGCAG gtggcagaggagcagcGCAAACCCCTCTACCAGCGGCCCCAGGAcctgctcctcatcctcatcctcatcctcactgCAGCCTTCACCTTCTTCAGAGGGATG gTGGTCCTGGACTGCCCGGCCGATTCCTGTTTCGACTACACCCACCTGCACGAGCCCTACCTGCGCGACCCCGTGGCCTACCCCAAAGTGCAG ATGCTGATCTACCTCTTCTACCTGCTGCCCTTCCTCATCCTCGCCATCTACGCGCTGGCACTGCccggctgctcctggctgcccgACTGGAGTTTGGTGTTCGCCGGCGCCGTGGCGCAG GCTCAGTTCACCCACCTGGGCTCCTCGCTGCACTCCCGCACCCCGTTCCCCTACCAGACCCCCGACGATGTCCTGGGCAGCTTCTTGCTCTCCAACGTCCTCTACGCGCTGGGCCCGCAGCTCCTGGCGCTGCGCTGCCTGCACTCCCCggcctttttccttcccccaaatcctcccgGCCTGGCCCGGGCCAAGAAGTACCAGTGA
- the TM6SF2 gene encoding transmembrane 6 superfamily member 2 isoform X3 yields the protein MQLPAGPAALGAPLLALPVAFGISGVANLDPLSPALVVILVLLGLVSLLILILTGGISHFQDPLFCVFVVFSFVSAVDLIIALEEDGLISGFTELYVREGEPHVRTAHGLLLCYWDGTVHYGLYLGMVSAIGQRKNYRSLGLLWLGSMLMSAVVFLLGNLLGKYSPELSPSFLLNLPYLLILAWAGRRLFQQPRALPSLSPEQVAEEQRKPLYQRPQDLLLILILILTAAFTFFRGMVVLDCPADSCFDYTHLHEPYLRDPVAYPKVQQMLIYLFYLLPFLILAIYALALPGCSWLPDWSLVFAGAVAQAQFTHLGSSLHSRTPFPYQTPDDVLGSFLLSNVLYALGPQLLALRCLHSPAFFLPPNPPGLARAKKYQ from the exons atgCAGCTCCCGGCGGGCCCGGCCGCCCTGGGCGCCCCCCTGCTCGCCCTCCCGGTGGCCTTCGGCATCAGCGGGGTGGCAAACCTGGA ccccctgTCCCCGGCGCTGGTTGTGATCCTGGTGCTCCTCGGCCTCGtctccctcctcatcctcatcctcaccgGCGGGATCAGCCACTTCCAGGATCCCCTGTTCTGCG TGTTCGTGGTGTTCTCCTTCGTGTCGGCCGTGGATCTGATCATCGCGCTGGAGGAGGACGGGCTCATCTCGGGCTTCACGGAGCTCTACGTGCGAGAG GGCGAGCCCCACGTGCGCACGGCCCACGGGCTCCTCCTGTGCTACTGGGACGGCACCGTCCACTACGGGCTCTACCTGGGCATGGTCAGCGCCATCGGGCAGCG gAAGAATTACCgcagcctggggctgctctggctcGGCTCCATGCTGATGAGCGCCGTGGTTTTCCTGCTCGGGAATCTGCTCG GGAAATACAGCCCCGAGCTGAGCCCGTCCTTCCTCCTCAACCTGCCCTACCTCCTCATCCTCGCCTGGGCCGGCCGGAGGCTCTTCCAGCAGCCCCGGGCGCTGCCGAGCCTCAGCCCCGAGCAG gtggcagaggagcagcGCAAACCCCTCTACCAGCGGCCCCAGGAcctgctcctcatcctcatcctcatcctcactgCAGCCTTCACCTTCTTCAGAGGGATG gTGGTCCTGGACTGCCCGGCCGATTCCTGTTTCGACTACACCCACCTGCACGAGCCCTACCTGCGCGACCCCGTGGCCTACCCCAAAGTGCAG CAGATGCTGATCTACCTCTTCTACCTGCTGCCCTTCCTCATCCTCGCCATCTACGCGCTGGCACTGCccggctgctcctggctgcccgACTGGAGTTTGGTGTTCGCCGGCGCCGTGGCGCAG GCTCAGTTCACCCACCTGGGCTCCTCGCTGCACTCCCGCACCCCGTTCCCCTACCAGACCCCCGACGATGTCCTGGGCAGCTTCTTGCTCTCCAACGTCCTCTACGCGCTGGGCCCGCAGCTCCTGGCGCTGCGCTGCCTGCACTCCCCggcctttttccttcccccaaatcctcccgGCCTGGCCCGGGCCAAGAAGTACCAGTGA